The Strigops habroptila isolate Jane chromosome 8, bStrHab1.2.pri, whole genome shotgun sequence genome includes a window with the following:
- the CHRD gene encoding chordin isoform X1, with translation MRAALLLLLALLLLLPGRAARPKLALPIRPDTDPLPAGGAAGCAFGGHFYALEETWHPDLGEPFGVMRCVICHCEPQRNRRGKPAGKVNCKNMKQDCPVPACPRATLLPGHCCHTCPKALPGPPEKSPAPAFNTFEYFQDKDDLDKPYNDRSYLSSEGLARDDARTEFVALLTSGGPEPWHPTSSAVAKARFTLLRSYLLFSISYERLGRPSRVRFSDPEGNVLFEHPVQKSAASEDSMLCGMWRTVSKANVQLLRGEQLRVSLVTRAQPSGEVHGHILKHRALFAETFGAILTPSDPTHLGAGGMAMLTLSDTENNLHFILMARGLLEPGARESPWVPLRVRILHQGQTLREVHANITVEDPDFAEVLSELSAHELQWLVQGQLRIMAETEGRHARQLAGTITTRRSCDTIQSVLCGADALLPTKTGAVGSAKLALHENGTLEYQVQVVGTASEVVGITLETKPRRKSKRNILFDMTPSYKDGLAWGTWQNPSARDAHMLLQNELFLNVATKDWAEGELRGQVISLPYSGLLARYTEMPVVLAGQLVSPPVGSGAGGHAWLSLDEHCHLHYEISVAGLGRPADGTISAHLHGVAELGEMGTRPHQHKRLLKGFYSTEAQGVVKDLDADLLQHLAQGTAFLQVSTKAHPNGEMRGRVHIPNQCHAGGTRLALGEAELSEGTKTRDVEQLKKDPNSCFFEGQHRAHGTRWAPDYDRKCSVCSCQKRTVICDPILCQPLNCTRQVHPEELCCPICEEKKTGQEELKLERARDSSEGCYFDGDKTWRGSGTRWHPVVPPFGLIKCAICTCKGTTGEVHCEKVQCPRLTCANPVRASPSDCCKQCPAPEKSVPELADTMQADGPRACRFGRRWYLNNESWHPSVPPFGEMKCILCWCVSGETHCQRQECPPAACTSPARRDNPCCSKCRAPDAPVDAREKAHDARAEAWSR, from the exons ATGCGCGCCGCGCTGCTCTTGCTGCTcgccctgctcctgctgctgcccggccgcgccgcccgccccaAGCTCGCCCTGCCCATCCGGCCCGACACGGACCCGCTGCCCGCCGGCGGGGCGGCAG GCTGCGCCTTCGGGGGTCACTTCTATGCCCTGGAGGAGACGTGGCACCCGGACCTGGGGGAGCCCTTCGGGGTCATGCGCTGTGTTATCTGCCACTGCGAGCCG CAGAGGAACCGCCGCGGGAAGCCAGCGGGAAAAGTGAACTGCAAGAACATGAAGCAGGACTGCCCGGTGCCCGCCTGTCCCCGGGCCACGCTGCTGCCCGGGCACTGCTGCCACACCTGCCCCAAAG CTTTGCCAGGCCCCCCGGAGAAGAGTCCTGCACCTGCCTTCAACACCTTTGAGTACTTCCAGGACAAGGACGACCTGGACAAGCCCTACAATGACCGCTCCTACCTCAGCTCCGAGGGGCTGGCCCGTGATGATGCCCGAACAG AGTTTGTGGCCTTGCTGACAAGTGGTGGCCCAGAGCCATGGCACCCGACGTCCAGTGCGGTGGCCAAGGCTCGCTTCACCCTCCTGCGCTCCTACCTGCTCTTCTCCATCAGCTATGAGCG GCTGGGGCGGCCAAGCCGGGTGCGTTTCAGTGATCCTGAGGGCAATGTGTTGTTCGAACACCCCGTGCAGAAGAGCGCTGCCTCCGAGGACAGCATG CTCTGCGGGATGTGGAGGACAGTGTCCAAGGCCAACGTCCAGCTGCTGAGGGGGGAGCAGCTCCGTGTGTCCCTTGTCACCCGAGCACAGCCCTCTGGAGAGGTCCATGGGCACATCCTCAAGCACCGGGCGCTCTTTGCTG AGACGTTTGGTGCCATCCTGACTCCATCAGACCCCACACacctgggtgctgggggcatGGCCATGCTGACTCTCAGTGACACCGAGAACAACCTGCACTTCATCCTCATGGCCCGGGGGCTGCTGGAGCCTGGTGCCAGGG AATCCCCCTGGGTTCCGCTGCGGGTGCGCATCCTGCACCAGGGCCAGACGCTGCGGGAGGTCCATGCCAACATCACTGTGGAG GACCCCGACTTCGCGGAGGTGCTGAGCGAGCTGTCTGCCCACGAGCTGCAGTGGCTGGTACAGGGGCAGCTCCGCATCATGGCTGAGACGGAGGGCCGGCATGCACGCCAGCTGGCGGGCACCATCACCACCCGCCGCAGCTGTGACA CCATCCAAAGCGTGCTGTGCGGAGCGGATGCCTTGCTGCCAACCAAGACAGGGGCTGTAGGCTCAGCCAAGCTGGCACTGCATGAGAATGGCACCCTGGAGTACCAG GTGCAGGTGGTGGGCACTGCCAGTGAGGTGGTGGGCATCACGCTGGAGACCAAACCCCGGCGGAAGAGCAAGAGGAACATCCTGTTTGACATGACACCCAGCTACAAGGACGGGCTG GCCTGGGGCACCTGGCAGAACCCCAGTGCCCGCGATGcccacatgctgctgcagaatgAGCTCTTCCTCAACGTGGCCACCAAGGACTGGGCGGAGGGTGAGCTGCGGGGCCAAGTCATCTCCCTGCCCTACAGTGGGCTGCTCGCCCGCTACACAG AGATGCCCgtggtgctggcagggcagcTGGTGTCCCCCCCGGTGGGCAGCGGCGCCGGGGGGCATGCCTGGCTCTCGCTGGATGAGCACTGCCACCTGCACTATGAGATCTCGGTGGCGGGGCTGGGCCGCCCGGCCGATGGCACCATCAGTGCCCACCTCCACGGCGTGGCTGAGCTGGGTGAGATGGGCACCCGTCCCCACCAGCACAAACGCCTGCTCAAGGGTTTCTACAGCACCGAG GCTCAGGGGGTGGTGAAGGACCTGGACGCTgacctgctgcagcacttggCCCAGGGCACTGCTTTCCTGCAAGTCAGCACCAAAGCCCACCCTAATGGAGAAATGCGAGGACGG GTGCACATCCCCAACCAGTGCCACGCAGGAGGGACCCGCCTGGCCCTAGGGGAGGCTGAGCTCTCTGAGGGCACCAAGACTAGAGACGTGGAGCAGCTGAAGAAGGACCCTAACTCCTGCTTCTTTGAGGGGCAGCACCGGGCACACGGCACTCGCTGGGCACCTGACTATGACAGGAAGTGCTCCGTCTGCAGCTGCCAG AAGCGCACAGTGATCTGCGACCCTATCCTGTGCCAGCCCCTCAACTGTACCCGCCAGGTGCACCCCGAGGAGCTGTGCTGCCCCATCTGCGAAG AGAAGAAGactgggcaggaggagctgaagcTGGAGCGGGCACGGGACAGTAGTGAGG gCTGCTACTTCGATGGGGACAAGACATGGCGAGGCTCTGGCACCCGCTGGCACCCTGTTGTGCCCCCCTTTGGCCTCATCAAATGTGCCATCTGCACCTGCAAG GGCACCACGGGTGAAGTCCACTGTGAGAAGGTGCAGTGCCCGCGCCTCACCTGTGCCAACCCTGTGCGTGCCAGCCCCTCCGATTGCTGCAAGCAGTGTCCAG CCCCAGAGAAGAGTGTCCCTGAGCTGGCTGACACCATGCAGGCGGATGGGCCACGGGCATGCCGCTTCGGGCGCCGCTGGTACCTCAACAATGAGAGCTGGCATCCCTCCGTGCCCCCCTTTGGAGAAATGAAGTGTATCCTGTGCTGGTGTGTG TCGGGGGAGACACACTGCCAGCGCCAGGAGTGCCCgccagctgcctgcaccagccctgccaggaGGGACAACCCCTGCTGCTCCAAGTGCCGTG ccccGGATGCCCCTGTGGATGCACGGGAGAAGGCCCATGATGCCAGGGCAGAGGCATGGAGCCGCTGA
- the CHRD gene encoding chordin isoform X2, whose protein sequence is MRCVICHCEPQRNRRGKPAGKVNCKNMKQDCPVPACPRATLLPGHCCHTCPKALPGPPEKSPAPAFNTFEYFQDKDDLDKPYNDRSYLSSEGLARDDARTEFVALLTSGGPEPWHPTSSAVAKARFTLLRSYLLFSISYERLGRPSRVRFSDPEGNVLFEHPVQKSAASEDSMLCGMWRTVSKANVQLLRGEQLRVSLVTRAQPSGEVHGHILKHRALFAETFGAILTPSDPTHLGAGGMAMLTLSDTENNLHFILMARGLLEPGARGEESPWVPLRVRILHQGQTLREVHANITVEDPDFAEVLSELSAHELQWLVQGQLRIMAETEGRHARQLAGTITTRRSCDTIQSVLCGADALLPTKTGAVGSAKLALHENGTLEYQVQVVGTASEVVGITLETKPRRKSKRNILFDMTPSYKDGLAWGTWQNPSARDAHMLLQNELFLNVATKDWAEGELRGQVISLPYSGLLARYTEMPVVLAGQLVSPPVGSGAGGHAWLSLDEHCHLHYEISVAGLGRPADGTISAHLHGVAELGEMGTRPHQHKRLLKGFYSTEAQGVVKDLDADLLQHLAQGTAFLQVSTKAHPNGEMRGRVHIPNQCHAGGTRLALGEAELSEGTKTRDVEQLKKDPNSCFFEGQHRAHGTRWAPDYDRKCSVCSCQKRTVICDPILCQPLNCTRQVHPEELCCPICEEKKTGQEELKLERARDSSEGCYFDGDKTWRGSGTRWHPVVPPFGLIKCAICTCKGTTGEVHCEKVQCPRLTCANPVRASPSDCCKQCPAPEKSVPELADTMQADGPRACRFGRRWYLNNESWHPSVPPFGEMKCILCWCVSGETHCQRQECPPAACTSPARRDNPCCSKCRAPDAPVDAREKAHDARAEAWSR, encoded by the exons ATGCGCTGTGTTATCTGCCACTGCGAGCCG CAGAGGAACCGCCGCGGGAAGCCAGCGGGAAAAGTGAACTGCAAGAACATGAAGCAGGACTGCCCGGTGCCCGCCTGTCCCCGGGCCACGCTGCTGCCCGGGCACTGCTGCCACACCTGCCCCAAAG CTTTGCCAGGCCCCCCGGAGAAGAGTCCTGCACCTGCCTTCAACACCTTTGAGTACTTCCAGGACAAGGACGACCTGGACAAGCCCTACAATGACCGCTCCTACCTCAGCTCCGAGGGGCTGGCCCGTGATGATGCCCGAACAG AGTTTGTGGCCTTGCTGACAAGTGGTGGCCCAGAGCCATGGCACCCGACGTCCAGTGCGGTGGCCAAGGCTCGCTTCACCCTCCTGCGCTCCTACCTGCTCTTCTCCATCAGCTATGAGCG GCTGGGGCGGCCAAGCCGGGTGCGTTTCAGTGATCCTGAGGGCAATGTGTTGTTCGAACACCCCGTGCAGAAGAGCGCTGCCTCCGAGGACAGCATG CTCTGCGGGATGTGGAGGACAGTGTCCAAGGCCAACGTCCAGCTGCTGAGGGGGGAGCAGCTCCGTGTGTCCCTTGTCACCCGAGCACAGCCCTCTGGAGAGGTCCATGGGCACATCCTCAAGCACCGGGCGCTCTTTGCTG AGACGTTTGGTGCCATCCTGACTCCATCAGACCCCACACacctgggtgctgggggcatGGCCATGCTGACTCTCAGTGACACCGAGAACAACCTGCACTTCATCCTCATGGCCCGGGGGCTGCTGGAGCCTGGTGCCAGGGGTGAGG AATCCCCCTGGGTTCCGCTGCGGGTGCGCATCCTGCACCAGGGCCAGACGCTGCGGGAGGTCCATGCCAACATCACTGTGGAG GACCCCGACTTCGCGGAGGTGCTGAGCGAGCTGTCTGCCCACGAGCTGCAGTGGCTGGTACAGGGGCAGCTCCGCATCATGGCTGAGACGGAGGGCCGGCATGCACGCCAGCTGGCGGGCACCATCACCACCCGCCGCAGCTGTGACA CCATCCAAAGCGTGCTGTGCGGAGCGGATGCCTTGCTGCCAACCAAGACAGGGGCTGTAGGCTCAGCCAAGCTGGCACTGCATGAGAATGGCACCCTGGAGTACCAG GTGCAGGTGGTGGGCACTGCCAGTGAGGTGGTGGGCATCACGCTGGAGACCAAACCCCGGCGGAAGAGCAAGAGGAACATCCTGTTTGACATGACACCCAGCTACAAGGACGGGCTG GCCTGGGGCACCTGGCAGAACCCCAGTGCCCGCGATGcccacatgctgctgcagaatgAGCTCTTCCTCAACGTGGCCACCAAGGACTGGGCGGAGGGTGAGCTGCGGGGCCAAGTCATCTCCCTGCCCTACAGTGGGCTGCTCGCCCGCTACACAG AGATGCCCgtggtgctggcagggcagcTGGTGTCCCCCCCGGTGGGCAGCGGCGCCGGGGGGCATGCCTGGCTCTCGCTGGATGAGCACTGCCACCTGCACTATGAGATCTCGGTGGCGGGGCTGGGCCGCCCGGCCGATGGCACCATCAGTGCCCACCTCCACGGCGTGGCTGAGCTGGGTGAGATGGGCACCCGTCCCCACCAGCACAAACGCCTGCTCAAGGGTTTCTACAGCACCGAG GCTCAGGGGGTGGTGAAGGACCTGGACGCTgacctgctgcagcacttggCCCAGGGCACTGCTTTCCTGCAAGTCAGCACCAAAGCCCACCCTAATGGAGAAATGCGAGGACGG GTGCACATCCCCAACCAGTGCCACGCAGGAGGGACCCGCCTGGCCCTAGGGGAGGCTGAGCTCTCTGAGGGCACCAAGACTAGAGACGTGGAGCAGCTGAAGAAGGACCCTAACTCCTGCTTCTTTGAGGGGCAGCACCGGGCACACGGCACTCGCTGGGCACCTGACTATGACAGGAAGTGCTCCGTCTGCAGCTGCCAG AAGCGCACAGTGATCTGCGACCCTATCCTGTGCCAGCCCCTCAACTGTACCCGCCAGGTGCACCCCGAGGAGCTGTGCTGCCCCATCTGCGAAG AGAAGAAGactgggcaggaggagctgaagcTGGAGCGGGCACGGGACAGTAGTGAGG gCTGCTACTTCGATGGGGACAAGACATGGCGAGGCTCTGGCACCCGCTGGCACCCTGTTGTGCCCCCCTTTGGCCTCATCAAATGTGCCATCTGCACCTGCAAG GGCACCACGGGTGAAGTCCACTGTGAGAAGGTGCAGTGCCCGCGCCTCACCTGTGCCAACCCTGTGCGTGCCAGCCCCTCCGATTGCTGCAAGCAGTGTCCAG CCCCAGAGAAGAGTGTCCCTGAGCTGGCTGACACCATGCAGGCGGATGGGCCACGGGCATGCCGCTTCGGGCGCCGCTGGTACCTCAACAATGAGAGCTGGCATCCCTCCGTGCCCCCCTTTGGAGAAATGAAGTGTATCCTGTGCTGGTGTGTG TCGGGGGAGACACACTGCCAGCGCCAGGAGTGCCCgccagctgcctgcaccagccctgccaggaGGGACAACCCCTGCTGCTCCAAGTGCCGTG ccccGGATGCCCCTGTGGATGCACGGGAGAAGGCCCATGATGCCAGGGCAGAGGCATGGAGCCGCTGA
- the CHRD gene encoding chordin isoform X3, which produces MRCVICHCEPQRNRRGKPAGKVNCKNMKQDCPVPACPRATLLPGHCCHTCPKGPPEKSPAPAFNTFEYFQDKDDLDKPYNDRSYLSSEGLARDDARTEFVALLTSGGPEPWHPTSSAVAKARFTLLRSYLLFSISYERLGRPSRVRFSDPEGNVLFEHPVQKSAASEDSMLCGMWRTVSKANVQLLRGEQLRVSLVTRAQPSGEVHGHILKHRALFAETFGAILTPSDPTHLGAGGMAMLTLSDTENNLHFILMARGLLEPGARGEESPWVPLRVRILHQGQTLREVHANITVEDPDFAEVLSELSAHELQWLVQGQLRIMAETEGRHARQLAGTITTRRSCDTIQSVLCGADALLPTKTGAVGSAKLALHENGTLEYQVQVVGTASEVVGITLETKPRRKSKRNILFDMTPSYKDGLAWGTWQNPSARDAHMLLQNELFLNVATKDWAEGELRGQVISLPYSGLLARYTEMPVVLAGQLVSPPVGSGAGGHAWLSLDEHCHLHYEISVAGLGRPADGTISAHLHGVAELGEMGTRPHQHKRLLKGFYSTEAQGVVKDLDADLLQHLAQGTAFLQVSTKAHPNGEMRGRVHIPNQCHAGGTRLALGEAELSEGTKTRDVEQLKKDPNSCFFEGQHRAHGTRWAPDYDRKCSVCSCQKRTVICDPILCQPLNCTRQVHPEELCCPICEEKKTGQEELKLERARDSSEGCYFDGDKTWRGSGTRWHPVVPPFGLIKCAICTCKGTTGEVHCEKVQCPRLTCANPVRASPSDCCKQCPAPEKSVPELADTMQADGPRACRFGRRWYLNNESWHPSVPPFGEMKCILCWCVSGETHCQRQECPPAACTSPARRDNPCCSKCRAPDAPVDAREKAHDARAEAWSR; this is translated from the exons ATGCGCTGTGTTATCTGCCACTGCGAGCCG CAGAGGAACCGCCGCGGGAAGCCAGCGGGAAAAGTGAACTGCAAGAACATGAAGCAGGACTGCCCGGTGCCCGCCTGTCCCCGGGCCACGCTGCTGCCCGGGCACTGCTGCCACACCTGCCCCAAAG GCCCCCCGGAGAAGAGTCCTGCACCTGCCTTCAACACCTTTGAGTACTTCCAGGACAAGGACGACCTGGACAAGCCCTACAATGACCGCTCCTACCTCAGCTCCGAGGGGCTGGCCCGTGATGATGCCCGAACAG AGTTTGTGGCCTTGCTGACAAGTGGTGGCCCAGAGCCATGGCACCCGACGTCCAGTGCGGTGGCCAAGGCTCGCTTCACCCTCCTGCGCTCCTACCTGCTCTTCTCCATCAGCTATGAGCG GCTGGGGCGGCCAAGCCGGGTGCGTTTCAGTGATCCTGAGGGCAATGTGTTGTTCGAACACCCCGTGCAGAAGAGCGCTGCCTCCGAGGACAGCATG CTCTGCGGGATGTGGAGGACAGTGTCCAAGGCCAACGTCCAGCTGCTGAGGGGGGAGCAGCTCCGTGTGTCCCTTGTCACCCGAGCACAGCCCTCTGGAGAGGTCCATGGGCACATCCTCAAGCACCGGGCGCTCTTTGCTG AGACGTTTGGTGCCATCCTGACTCCATCAGACCCCACACacctgggtgctgggggcatGGCCATGCTGACTCTCAGTGACACCGAGAACAACCTGCACTTCATCCTCATGGCCCGGGGGCTGCTGGAGCCTGGTGCCAGGGGTGAGG AATCCCCCTGGGTTCCGCTGCGGGTGCGCATCCTGCACCAGGGCCAGACGCTGCGGGAGGTCCATGCCAACATCACTGTGGAG GACCCCGACTTCGCGGAGGTGCTGAGCGAGCTGTCTGCCCACGAGCTGCAGTGGCTGGTACAGGGGCAGCTCCGCATCATGGCTGAGACGGAGGGCCGGCATGCACGCCAGCTGGCGGGCACCATCACCACCCGCCGCAGCTGTGACA CCATCCAAAGCGTGCTGTGCGGAGCGGATGCCTTGCTGCCAACCAAGACAGGGGCTGTAGGCTCAGCCAAGCTGGCACTGCATGAGAATGGCACCCTGGAGTACCAG GTGCAGGTGGTGGGCACTGCCAGTGAGGTGGTGGGCATCACGCTGGAGACCAAACCCCGGCGGAAGAGCAAGAGGAACATCCTGTTTGACATGACACCCAGCTACAAGGACGGGCTG GCCTGGGGCACCTGGCAGAACCCCAGTGCCCGCGATGcccacatgctgctgcagaatgAGCTCTTCCTCAACGTGGCCACCAAGGACTGGGCGGAGGGTGAGCTGCGGGGCCAAGTCATCTCCCTGCCCTACAGTGGGCTGCTCGCCCGCTACACAG AGATGCCCgtggtgctggcagggcagcTGGTGTCCCCCCCGGTGGGCAGCGGCGCCGGGGGGCATGCCTGGCTCTCGCTGGATGAGCACTGCCACCTGCACTATGAGATCTCGGTGGCGGGGCTGGGCCGCCCGGCCGATGGCACCATCAGTGCCCACCTCCACGGCGTGGCTGAGCTGGGTGAGATGGGCACCCGTCCCCACCAGCACAAACGCCTGCTCAAGGGTTTCTACAGCACCGAG GCTCAGGGGGTGGTGAAGGACCTGGACGCTgacctgctgcagcacttggCCCAGGGCACTGCTTTCCTGCAAGTCAGCACCAAAGCCCACCCTAATGGAGAAATGCGAGGACGG GTGCACATCCCCAACCAGTGCCACGCAGGAGGGACCCGCCTGGCCCTAGGGGAGGCTGAGCTCTCTGAGGGCACCAAGACTAGAGACGTGGAGCAGCTGAAGAAGGACCCTAACTCCTGCTTCTTTGAGGGGCAGCACCGGGCACACGGCACTCGCTGGGCACCTGACTATGACAGGAAGTGCTCCGTCTGCAGCTGCCAG AAGCGCACAGTGATCTGCGACCCTATCCTGTGCCAGCCCCTCAACTGTACCCGCCAGGTGCACCCCGAGGAGCTGTGCTGCCCCATCTGCGAAG AGAAGAAGactgggcaggaggagctgaagcTGGAGCGGGCACGGGACAGTAGTGAGG gCTGCTACTTCGATGGGGACAAGACATGGCGAGGCTCTGGCACCCGCTGGCACCCTGTTGTGCCCCCCTTTGGCCTCATCAAATGTGCCATCTGCACCTGCAAG GGCACCACGGGTGAAGTCCACTGTGAGAAGGTGCAGTGCCCGCGCCTCACCTGTGCCAACCCTGTGCGTGCCAGCCCCTCCGATTGCTGCAAGCAGTGTCCAG CCCCAGAGAAGAGTGTCCCTGAGCTGGCTGACACCATGCAGGCGGATGGGCCACGGGCATGCCGCTTCGGGCGCCGCTGGTACCTCAACAATGAGAGCTGGCATCCCTCCGTGCCCCCCTTTGGAGAAATGAAGTGTATCCTGTGCTGGTGTGTG TCGGGGGAGACACACTGCCAGCGCCAGGAGTGCCCgccagctgcctgcaccagccctgccaggaGGGACAACCCCTGCTGCTCCAAGTGCCGTG ccccGGATGCCCCTGTGGATGCACGGGAGAAGGCCCATGATGCCAGGGCAGAGGCATGGAGCCGCTGA
- the CHRD gene encoding chordin isoform X4 yields the protein MRCVICHCEPQRNRRGKPAGKVNCKNMKQDCPVPACPRATLLPGHCCHTCPKGPPEKSPAPAFNTFEYFQDKDDLDKPYNDRSYLSSEGLARDDARTEFVALLTSGGPEPWHPTSSAVAKARFTLLRSYLLFSISYERLGRPSRVRFSDPEGNVLFEHPVQKSAASEDSMLCGMWRTVSKANVQLLRGEQLRVSLVTRAQPSGEVHGHILKHRALFAETFGAILTPSDPTHLGAGGMAMLTLSDTENNLHFILMARGLLEPGARESPWVPLRVRILHQGQTLREVHANITVEDPDFAEVLSELSAHELQWLVQGQLRIMAETEGRHARQLAGTITTRRSCDTIQSVLCGADALLPTKTGAVGSAKLALHENGTLEYQVQVVGTASEVVGITLETKPRRKSKRNILFDMTPSYKDGLAWGTWQNPSARDAHMLLQNELFLNVATKDWAEGELRGQVISLPYSGLLARYTEMPVVLAGQLVSPPVGSGAGGHAWLSLDEHCHLHYEISVAGLGRPADGTISAHLHGVAELGEMGTRPHQHKRLLKGFYSTEAQGVVKDLDADLLQHLAQGTAFLQVSTKAHPNGEMRGRVHIPNQCHAGGTRLALGEAELSEGTKTRDVEQLKKDPNSCFFEGQHRAHGTRWAPDYDRKCSVCSCQKRTVICDPILCQPLNCTRQVHPEELCCPICEEKKTGQEELKLERARDSSEGCYFDGDKTWRGSGTRWHPVVPPFGLIKCAICTCKGTTGEVHCEKVQCPRLTCANPVRASPSDCCKQCPAPEKSVPELADTMQADGPRACRFGRRWYLNNESWHPSVPPFGEMKCILCWCVSGETHCQRQECPPAACTSPARRDNPCCSKCRAPDAPVDAREKAHDARAEAWSR from the exons ATGCGCTGTGTTATCTGCCACTGCGAGCCG CAGAGGAACCGCCGCGGGAAGCCAGCGGGAAAAGTGAACTGCAAGAACATGAAGCAGGACTGCCCGGTGCCCGCCTGTCCCCGGGCCACGCTGCTGCCCGGGCACTGCTGCCACACCTGCCCCAAAG GCCCCCCGGAGAAGAGTCCTGCACCTGCCTTCAACACCTTTGAGTACTTCCAGGACAAGGACGACCTGGACAAGCCCTACAATGACCGCTCCTACCTCAGCTCCGAGGGGCTGGCCCGTGATGATGCCCGAACAG AGTTTGTGGCCTTGCTGACAAGTGGTGGCCCAGAGCCATGGCACCCGACGTCCAGTGCGGTGGCCAAGGCTCGCTTCACCCTCCTGCGCTCCTACCTGCTCTTCTCCATCAGCTATGAGCG GCTGGGGCGGCCAAGCCGGGTGCGTTTCAGTGATCCTGAGGGCAATGTGTTGTTCGAACACCCCGTGCAGAAGAGCGCTGCCTCCGAGGACAGCATG CTCTGCGGGATGTGGAGGACAGTGTCCAAGGCCAACGTCCAGCTGCTGAGGGGGGAGCAGCTCCGTGTGTCCCTTGTCACCCGAGCACAGCCCTCTGGAGAGGTCCATGGGCACATCCTCAAGCACCGGGCGCTCTTTGCTG AGACGTTTGGTGCCATCCTGACTCCATCAGACCCCACACacctgggtgctgggggcatGGCCATGCTGACTCTCAGTGACACCGAGAACAACCTGCACTTCATCCTCATGGCCCGGGGGCTGCTGGAGCCTGGTGCCAGGG AATCCCCCTGGGTTCCGCTGCGGGTGCGCATCCTGCACCAGGGCCAGACGCTGCGGGAGGTCCATGCCAACATCACTGTGGAG GACCCCGACTTCGCGGAGGTGCTGAGCGAGCTGTCTGCCCACGAGCTGCAGTGGCTGGTACAGGGGCAGCTCCGCATCATGGCTGAGACGGAGGGCCGGCATGCACGCCAGCTGGCGGGCACCATCACCACCCGCCGCAGCTGTGACA CCATCCAAAGCGTGCTGTGCGGAGCGGATGCCTTGCTGCCAACCAAGACAGGGGCTGTAGGCTCAGCCAAGCTGGCACTGCATGAGAATGGCACCCTGGAGTACCAG GTGCAGGTGGTGGGCACTGCCAGTGAGGTGGTGGGCATCACGCTGGAGACCAAACCCCGGCGGAAGAGCAAGAGGAACATCCTGTTTGACATGACACCCAGCTACAAGGACGGGCTG GCCTGGGGCACCTGGCAGAACCCCAGTGCCCGCGATGcccacatgctgctgcagaatgAGCTCTTCCTCAACGTGGCCACCAAGGACTGGGCGGAGGGTGAGCTGCGGGGCCAAGTCATCTCCCTGCCCTACAGTGGGCTGCTCGCCCGCTACACAG AGATGCCCgtggtgctggcagggcagcTGGTGTCCCCCCCGGTGGGCAGCGGCGCCGGGGGGCATGCCTGGCTCTCGCTGGATGAGCACTGCCACCTGCACTATGAGATCTCGGTGGCGGGGCTGGGCCGCCCGGCCGATGGCACCATCAGTGCCCACCTCCACGGCGTGGCTGAGCTGGGTGAGATGGGCACCCGTCCCCACCAGCACAAACGCCTGCTCAAGGGTTTCTACAGCACCGAG GCTCAGGGGGTGGTGAAGGACCTGGACGCTgacctgctgcagcacttggCCCAGGGCACTGCTTTCCTGCAAGTCAGCACCAAAGCCCACCCTAATGGAGAAATGCGAGGACGG GTGCACATCCCCAACCAGTGCCACGCAGGAGGGACCCGCCTGGCCCTAGGGGAGGCTGAGCTCTCTGAGGGCACCAAGACTAGAGACGTGGAGCAGCTGAAGAAGGACCCTAACTCCTGCTTCTTTGAGGGGCAGCACCGGGCACACGGCACTCGCTGGGCACCTGACTATGACAGGAAGTGCTCCGTCTGCAGCTGCCAG AAGCGCACAGTGATCTGCGACCCTATCCTGTGCCAGCCCCTCAACTGTACCCGCCAGGTGCACCCCGAGGAGCTGTGCTGCCCCATCTGCGAAG AGAAGAAGactgggcaggaggagctgaagcTGGAGCGGGCACGGGACAGTAGTGAGG gCTGCTACTTCGATGGGGACAAGACATGGCGAGGCTCTGGCACCCGCTGGCACCCTGTTGTGCCCCCCTTTGGCCTCATCAAATGTGCCATCTGCACCTGCAAG GGCACCACGGGTGAAGTCCACTGTGAGAAGGTGCAGTGCCCGCGCCTCACCTGTGCCAACCCTGTGCGTGCCAGCCCCTCCGATTGCTGCAAGCAGTGTCCAG CCCCAGAGAAGAGTGTCCCTGAGCTGGCTGACACCATGCAGGCGGATGGGCCACGGGCATGCCGCTTCGGGCGCCGCTGGTACCTCAACAATGAGAGCTGGCATCCCTCCGTGCCCCCCTTTGGAGAAATGAAGTGTATCCTGTGCTGGTGTGTG TCGGGGGAGACACACTGCCAGCGCCAGGAGTGCCCgccagctgcctgcaccagccctgccaggaGGGACAACCCCTGCTGCTCCAAGTGCCGTG ccccGGATGCCCCTGTGGATGCACGGGAGAAGGCCCATGATGCCAGGGCAGAGGCATGGAGCCGCTGA